ACGGATATTCTCACCAGCGGGCAGCGGGCGTTGTCTCTCGATACGTCTCTTGGCGATGGAGAAAATAGCCTGCTTGAAATGATGCCCGACGACTCACAAGAGGCGCCCGACGCAATGGCATTGAGAAATACGCTCAAAGCTGAAATCTCAAGTGCTTTGAGCACCCTTGATGAGCGCGAGCAAAAAGTGATCCGGCTCTATTTTGGATTGGGCGGCGGCGCGGAGATGACGCTTGAAGAAATTGGCAAGCAATTTCGCCTGACGCGCGAACGGATTCGGCAAATTAAAGAAAAAGCACTCCGAAAATTGCGCCACCCCACGCGAGGGCGAAAATTGATGCCCTATGCAGAAGATGCGTGAACTGAAACGCTAATCTCTCAATTTCTCCACGCATTCTCGAAACCGCTCACCGCGCTCTTCAAAATTGCGAAACTGATCGTAACTCGCCGATGCTGGCGATAGCAGTACCACATCGCCAGCTTGTGCGAGATCCGTCGCACAGCCCATCGCTTCTTCCAAATTTTCTACGCGGTGAATACTGGTTTTCCCTTTTGCAGTTGCCGCAATCGCGTCCCCGGTTTCGCCCATCACAATCAGATGTGCGACCTTTTCCGCTATCGCCACTTCCAAATCGTCAAATGCAATGCCCTTATCGTAGCCGCCAGCGATCAGCACGATCGGTTTGTCATACGCCATGAGTGCTGTTCGCGTGCGGTCGGGACTCGTGGCTATTGAGTCGTTCACATAGAGTACGCCGTTGATTTCTGCGACTTGCTCCAATCTGTGTGGCACGCCCTGAAATGTCTGCAATACGTCGGCGATATTTTCTTCAGATACGCCGCTTATAATAGCTGCTCCCGTGGCTGCCAGTGCGTTGGCGAGGTTGTGCCGACCGCGCAAGGATATGGTGTCTGCAGGACAGACGGTTCGCGTCTCGCCACTGATTGTATGTTGAATTTTTCCCTTGCGGACAAATACATCTCCTTCGCCTTCAACGGCGAATACCACCCGCTGCCCGGCGCCCGTCCAACGAGACACTTCGGTATCTTCTCCGTTGACAATTGTCCAGTCGCTTTTTGTCTGGTGCACGACGATTTGTTGCTTGGCTTTTCGATACGCTTTTAGAGATCCGTGAACGTCGATGTGATTTGGCGCGAAGTTGGTTGTGACAGCGATGTGGGGACTCCACGATAAATCGCCCAGGCGATCGAGTTGGAAGCTCGATAATTCCAGTACGATGGGTACATCGGCGTGTAGCAGGTCCAATTCATCGAGTAACGATCCCCCAATATTGCCACCGATTTGCGTGCGTTTATCTTTTTGGTTGAGCATTGCTCCTATGAGCGATGTTGTCGTGGTTTTGCCACTGCTGCCCGTTATGCCGATTATGGGTGCGGGACAGCGTTCGACAAATAGGCAGATTTCCGAGGTGATGGGTACGCCCGCAGATTCTGCGATTTTCAAGTATCGCGATGATCGGGGTACCGCGGGATTGGCGACAATTAAATCTGCTTTTCGAAAATCCGTTTCTTCGTGCCCTCCCAGTTTAAAGGCGATGGGTAATCCATTCAGGGCGCGTACTGAAGCGCGCAGGTCTTTTTCCGGGCGCAGGTCCGTCACTGTCACCACCGCGCCTTCGCGTACCAGAAAACGCACCGCTCCCACGCCTCCGCCAAATAATCCCAATCCCATTACTGTGACGCGCTGGCCTTTTAAGTTCACGGGTAATCTCCAGGTGTCGATAGGTGCGGGTTTTAAACCCGCATCTACTATTCTTTTAACAATTGATCGATGAGATCGACCGGGGTGATGCCTTCGGCTTCGGCGTTGAAATTCGTGACGAGGCGATGGCGCAAGACGGGTTTGGCGACAAAAGAGACGTCGTCGATAGACGGTGCGTAGCGTCCGCTGAGTACGGCGCGCGCTTTGGCGCCGAGGATGAGGCATTGGGATGCGCGCGGTCCGGCACCCCATCTGAGCATGTGGCCGATGGATGTGTCAGCATTTTGAGGACGGGTTTTGCGGACGAGATCTACCGCGTGATCTACGATGTGATCGGCTACTGGAACTTTGCGGATGAGTTGCTGGAGGTCGCGAATTTGTTCGGCGTTGATTACGGGTTGCACGTCGTGGGTTTGGGCACCTGTGGTGGCTTTGACAATGGCGCGTTCTTCTTCCTTGGTGGGATAATCGATCCACAGGTTGAAGATGAAGCGGTCGAGTTGGGCTTCGGGCAGGGGATAGGTGCCTTCTTGTTCGATGGGATTTTGGGTGGCTAAGACAAAGAAGGGTTCTTCGAGGCGAAAGGTTCCCCCCCCGGCGGTGACTTCGTGTTCTTGCATGGCCTGCAATAAGGCGGCCTGAGTTTTGGGCGGGGTGCGGTTGATTTCGTCAGCCAGGATGATGTTGGCAAATAAGGGACCCTTGACAAAGCGGAATGCTTTGTGCCCGGTGGTCTGGTCTTCTTCGAGGAGTTCTGTGCCCGTGATGTCCGAAGGCATGAGGTCTGGGGTAAATTGGATGCGGCTGAAAGACAGGTCGAGGGCGCGCGCGAGGGTGCTGATGAGGAGTGTTTTGGCCAGGCCGGGCACGCCTACGAGCAAACAATGGCCCCCGCAGAGGAGGGCGATGAGTAGCTGATCGACGATTTCCCGCTGGCCTATAATGACTTTGCCAATTTCAGCGACGATCTGGTCATACGCGGTTTTTAATTGTTCAACGGCCTGGAGGTCTTCCTGAGGTGATGCTTCGGGCATTTTGTTTCCTTTCTTATGTTTTTCGTTTTTCTTTTTTCGCCGCCGGGAAGAGAATATTGTTGAGTATGAGGCGATAGCCCGGCGAATTTTTGTGCAGTGCGAGTTGTGTGGGCGGGTCGTTGACAAAGTGCTGATAGTCCTCCGGGTCGTGTCCCGCATAAAATGTGAATGTGCCTTTCCCGATGTTGCCGTGGATGTATTTGACGTGGTCGGTGCCGGGTATGTCGCCCATGATGGTGACGGATTTTTTGATGCGGTTTTTGCGAAAGGCCGTGGTTTGGCCCAAAAAGCCGGGGACGACGGGCGTGTGGTTTTGCGTGAGCATGGTGGGTACGGGATCGTATTTTGCCGAGAACTCAAATAGTGAAAAGGCGTCGATATCGGCATTTTTGACCTGGCTCATTTCAATGGGCGACAGGTCGATGTCGGCGTGTTCGTATTCGAGGGGGTCCATAACGAGGTTGAAGTTTTCAAAGGCTACTGTGCGCGAGAAATCGAGTTTTTGACGCGCCATTGGATCTGCGGGGTCGCCGTCGTAAACGCTATCGACGATGTCGATTCCGCGCGCGGCAAGGGCGATGTCAAAGGTATCGGTGGCAGAGCACATGGCAAAGAGAAATCCGCCCTGTGCGACGTAGTTGTAAATGGCCTGTGCAACCGCGCCTTTGAGATGGGCTACTTTGGCGAATCCCAATTTGCCAGCGAGGGCTTTGAATCCGGCCTGTTGTTGGCGGTACCAGAGGGTGTGGCCGTGGCTGAGATAAAATTTGCCGTATTGTCCCGTGAAGTCTTCGTGATGCAGGTGCAGCCAATCGAAGTTTTCGAGTTTGCCGCTGAGGACTTCTTCGTCCCACAAGGTGGTGTAGGGGATTTCCGCGTACGTGAGCGCCAGTGTGACGGCGTCGTCCCAGGGCTGTTTGTTCGGAGGGGTATAGACCGCGATGCGAGGTGCTTTTTCAAGGCGCATGCGGTTCATGTTGCCGGATTCAATATCGGCGTAGATGCGCGTGGCTTGCGCGGCTGAGATGGCCTGGAAGGAGACGGCGCGTATTCGGGCTTCGCGCGCGATGGTTTCGTGGTGGTCGATGAGGAAGGATCCACCGCGGTAGTTGAGCAACCATTCGACGGGATGGCCCTGCTGCACTGCCCAATACGCAATGCCGTAGGCTTTGAGGTGATCGGTCTGCGATACATCCATGGAGATGAGTATTTTGCCGACGTTCGCACTTCCGCCACCAATCGCCGCTGGGGAGATGAATGGTGTTGTTAGGATGAAGAGTAAGACGAGAAGTGTGAAGAGTGTGAATTTTGCATTTTGCCGTTTCAATATCATCCCGCTTCCTTTGTTTTTTCGAGGGTTTGAATTTTTTGCCGGAGGTTTCGCAGTCGCTCGCGGGCTATGTCGGCTTCGAGGCTTAGGGGATAGTTGACAAGCAGGGTTTCATAGATTTTTTGCGCGTCGTAATATTGTCCGAGGTATTTGTCGTAGATCGCGCCCTGTGCGATATATGCGGCGGGGGAAAGTGGGCTTTCGGGTTGCGTGGCGATGAGTTTGCGATAGGTCTGTATGGCTTGTGGGTAGCGTTTTTGGTCGGTGTAAATTTTTGCCTGAAGGTCGAGCAAGCGATCCGCGAGAAAGGATTGCGGATGGGCGCGATAGAGGATTTCAAATGCGTCCAATGCCCCGTTCTGGTCTTTTTGGCGGAGTTTGAGGCAGGCGCTGGCATATGCGCTGAGCAGGGGTGCGTCTGTGCGCTGGCCTTCTTGCAATAGCGCGGATAGGGCAATGGCGTCGTTGATGATGTCGCGGTTGACATCTGTTTTGAGCACGGCGTTGAGCAGGGTTTGTGCCCGGTCGATCTGTCCCGATAGAAAATGCAATTCGGCGAGGCGAAAACGCGCTTCGATCGCTTCGGAGGCGGTCGCTCTTTCGGCGATGATCTGGTGGTAGATGAGCCGGGTTTTGTCTATGCTGTTTGCCTGTAGATGGCCTTCGGCGAGGGCAAATAGCGCCTTGTATCGCCAGGTGCTGCGCCGATGGGTCTGGATCAGGTTTTGAAATGCCTGTTGGGCACCTGCGGCGTCATTGTGGTGATCGCGCAAGATGATGCCCACGAGATAACGGGCTTCGTCGGCTTCTGCGCGATTGGGGTGACGGGCGATGAGGTCGCTGTAGTGGGTTTGTGCCTCGGCGGGGCGGTTTGCAAGCTGATATGCTTTGCCCAGACCCAATTGCGCGCGCGCCAGATGGTCGGAACGGTCTGCGCGGTCACATATTGCCCGATAAGCGGCAA
This Gemmatimonadota bacterium DNA region includes the following protein-coding sequences:
- the murD gene encoding UDP-N-acetylmuramoyl-L-alanine--D-glutamate ligase; the protein is MNLKGQRVTVMGLGLFGGGVGAVRFLVREGAVVTVTDLRPEKDLRASVRALNGLPIAFKLGGHEETDFRKADLIVANPAVPRSSRYLKIAESAGVPITSEICLFVERCPAPIIGITGSSGKTTTTSLIGAMLNQKDKRTQIGGNIGGSLLDELDLLHADVPIVLELSSFQLDRLGDLSWSPHIAVTTNFAPNHIDVHGSLKAYRKAKQQIVVHQTKSDWTIVNGEDTEVSRWTGAGQRVVFAVEGEGDVFVRKGKIQHTISGETRTVCPADTISLRGRHNLANALAATGAAIISGVSEENIADVLQTFQGVPHRLEQVAEINGVLYVNDSIATSPDRTRTALMAYDKPIVLIAGGYDKGIAFDDLEVAIAEKVAHLIVMGETGDAIAATAKGKTSIHRVENLEEAMGCATDLAQAGDVVLLSPASASYDQFRNFEERGERFRECVEKLRD
- a CDS encoding MoxR family ATPase, producing the protein MPEASPQEDLQAVEQLKTAYDQIVAEIGKVIIGQREIVDQLLIALLCGGHCLLVGVPGLAKTLLISTLARALDLSFSRIQFTPDLMPSDITGTELLEEDQTTGHKAFRFVKGPLFANIILADEINRTPPKTQAALLQAMQEHEVTAGGGTFRLEEPFFVLATQNPIEQEGTYPLPEAQLDRFIFNLWIDYPTKEEERAIVKATTGAQTHDVQPVINAEQIRDLQQLIRKVPVADHIVDHAVDLVRKTRPQNADTSIGHMLRWGAGPRASQCLILGAKARAVLSGRYAPSIDDVSFVAKPVLRHRLVTNFNAEAEGITPVDLIDQLLKE
- a CDS encoding asparagine synthetase B, whose product is MILKRQNAKFTLFTLLVLLFILTTPFISPAAIGGGSANVGKILISMDVSQTDHLKAYGIAYWAVQQGHPVEWLLNYRGGSFLIDHHETIAREARIRAVSFQAISAAQATRIYADIESGNMNRMRLEKAPRIAVYTPPNKQPWDDAVTLALTYAEIPYTTLWDEEVLSGKLENFDWLHLHHEDFTGQYGKFYLSHGHTLWYRQQQAGFKALAGKLGFAKVAHLKGAVAQAIYNYVAQGGFLFAMCSATDTFDIALAARGIDIVDSVYDGDPADPMARQKLDFSRTVAFENFNLVMDPLEYEHADIDLSPIEMSQVKNADIDAFSLFEFSAKYDPVPTMLTQNHTPVVPGFLGQTTAFRKNRIKKSVTIMGDIPGTDHVKYIHGNIGKGTFTFYAGHDPEDYQHFVNDPPTQLALHKNSPGYRLILNNILFPAAKKEKRKT
- a CDS encoding tetratricopeptide repeat protein; translation: MRKRQRTNRIWFFRGSCYIALLLLCAGIATASIEQINAAIQRAIALEAKKDFTSAIHIYRGLYIQHPHRADLLMRLEAALSRAGRHAEVAVLFRQRLSSVPNDNNARLRLGIALFELGQIDSAAASWEPLLQKATTTHPFAVIADRYRKRNLDKRAEQTYRRARIACQDTTLFARELAELAERRTHYPDAVREYLIWIRQNPQYRAHVEARLRDFAQNGDQHAEIFDLLSSPSDQTHLSLLIEYALPAGFVAQTLGLLLSPNAPTDNNWNYLYRIAHYALDNENPTTAIAAYRAICDRADRSDHLARAQLGLGKAYQLANRPAEAQTHYSDLIARHPNRAEADEARYLVGIILRDHHNDAAGAQQAFQNLIQTHRRSTWRYKALFALAEGHLQANSIDKTRLIYHQIIAERATASEAIEARFRLAELHFLSGQIDRAQTLLNAVLKTDVNRDIINDAIALSALLQEGQRTDAPLLSAYASACLKLRQKDQNGALDAFEILYRAHPQSFLADRLLDLQAKIYTDQKRYPQAIQTYRKLIATQPESPLSPAAYIAQGAIYDKYLGQYYDAQKIYETLLVNYPLSLEADIARERLRNLRQKIQTLEKTKEAG